One region of Plasmodium gaboni strain SY75 chromosome 6, whole genome shotgun sequence genomic DNA includes:
- a CDS encoding putative DNA helicase, which yields MKSKYFSKGKKGNKKNNNNNNNNNNNNNNNNNLEYNNPVSTSLYISTILNKHEKLINKKKKNKIKPCQRNYYNDDGGTSYRKEGQIIKLLDDIIEIDNKKEIDNEIINIESYSNDKLIVDIDVDRTYVDRNYLNDISFEHIINNKHIFNNKYENNVREENRNVSYDKENDLTITKKKIHLLKEEDLNLKYKQIISVNKKFDNIIKKLKLSDKELVKYIICKKCSYFTILKKGKYGSFFVCKSCNQNVSKKYIDNYIFNEKENTFYKHKNKISFEIEKKNSYRIHSFGNVHYAHSMNQIINEIIKEIITDIILIKKNKMKYKNIIKYICKINMPYPINTSKYYTYGFLYKRKNIKKNNKTQNIQPNKDHNNINDISEAYKIYEEQQIDELNGIYKQHEVDKINRIYIQHQTYNRYYKTIQPYMIYYQFNFSFCRNNISFIFKKYNYILHNKRYDLLFLYNKKFINFIESLQNRKRIYKKVLNKYLSTYLKNDFFHEINYLPLTWKPRKDYIKAGIFPFNLSKNNRKIESFGRLSVNNNNYLCGSVFPLCTYQLILRYFIYKLFHTCFIYQIPTFIFYFFRYYYQTNNNNNKNKMYNYFLKNKFINIFTNIYYSKYKQILDSIKQEKKSMSISLSSSNKLEKKKKKKKYIKNLYLFDELSNNTYIFNKQKIEQKILNHYYHNKIQKIKRQMNREIKNICLYEIKKKLPMRIQKVILTYQLESIYFFFKKRGRILIADEMGLGKTLQAISIFYFYHLYPVLIVTPASLKINWFSEIEKYLPSFDPQNVLIINSSNDMPKCVSSYKIIIVSFNIYKKLYNLLKDIQFHLMIVDESHFIRTVYYGNQSQLTRLLKKKIRKTKNVIFLSGTPSINRPINIFHQIKYLINNKNIFPKNKIIFGEDYCKKFFYRGEKIYEENLRSWEFHYFLNKIVMIRRTINQVFQNNFPSLKRFFVYLKNDLCDIITNKSLEKSPTIKNYSINNSEDNNNIQSVHLKCGYNMHDMNKNNISNIDILSNISDEQYQNEHLMDSPIYSPGHSQIDSPIDSPIHSQIDSPQYYNISPLKISKESIILNNSTINKQDKKHKNREILNQYFHINIKSKKEEEGVSKIVNALQFIEKHFPNKKKIIFCYHIMVCKCIEEELLKIIKQKKEQENITIDYVSLNGCIQEKDKIEKILYFKNNINCYYGVFTICSVSHGLDFSFCNLCFFMEFPVNFFHLQQCESRLFRKNQKYNTYVFYFLLQKGLGSDHKTWNRFILCSNSTRSIIDGTNFLNKDLIYQNISNDIILQLINNDQNVIEQNIKEQQYVKDNKSIKEHKNVNHTDDHYTNIHTISKPNLTFKENIFKNKQMSQSKNISKLNQQFCNEGDDIQYNSIIKKKKSFFITNKCNDSIQNVKNKKYNNKKKVHIKKEHILFQINTLTNRIHVYYKNKKTNFSIQEVDTITINENNLQTKKYLLKMCAKNFLCNYNKLNTNEKKLIEQKKCDINISLLNYWKHTDNNRSNNKQNKLIFQRYIKNVPLKDKTYVKAYIENSFKGKFEMFYYQEWNSKENLFKCLHCKNKIPLSKNIIHEENHIFQYLHQINAQQDIIQRFQKEINNIKLKQYNNIQKIIICNENNLFCEGKCRELYFLKKNSCTLRRLIYERDKGICNMCQLDCSNLIKQIKNKKYFEINQKIDYFIKMYPLFIENVDHLKKIIQKPKEGYIWHVDHILPVFKGGGEASFDNLQTLCTFCHKKKTKNDIKDKKKKNNKIK from the exons atgaaaagCAAATATTTTTCGAAAGGcaaaaaaggaaataaaaaaaacaacaacaataataacaataataataataataataataataataataatttagaATACAACAATCCTGTGTCAACTAGCCTTTATATTTCCACaatattaaataaacatgaaaaattaattaataaaaaaaagaaaaataaaattaaacCATGCCAACgtaattattataatgatgatgGAGGGACGTCGTATAGGAAAGAAGgacaaataataaaattattagatgatattatagaaatagataataaaaaagagaTAGACaatgaaattattaatatagaAAGTTATAGTAATGATAAACTTATTGTAGATATAGATGTCGATAGAACATATGTTGATAGGAATTATTTGAATGATATATCTTTTgaacatattataaataataagcatatttttaataataaatatgaaaataatgtaaGAGAAGAAAATCGAAATGTCTCATATGATAAGGAAAATGATTTAActataacaaaaaaaaaaatacatttattaaaagaagaagacttaaatttaaaatataaacaaattatatcagtaaataaaaaatttgataatataattaaaaaattaaaattaagTGATAAAGAATtagtaaaatatattatatgtaaaaagtgttcatattttactatattaaaaaaaggaaaatatgGTAGCTTTTTTGTATGTAAATCTTGTAATCAAAATGTCtctaaaaaatatatagataattatatttttaatgaaaaagaaaatactttttataaacataaaaataaaatatcatttgaaatcgaaaaaaaaaattcttatCGTATACACTCCTTTGGTAATGTTCATTATGCACATTCAATGAATCAAATTATtaatgaaattataaaagaaatcATAACAGATATTATTCtcatcaaaaaaaataaaatgaaatataaaaatattatcaaatatatatgtaaaataaatatgcCTTACCCAATTAATACATCCAAGTATTATACATATGGATTTCTTTATAAAAGGAAAAACATcaaaaagaataataaaaccCAAAATATTCAACCAAATAAGGATcataacaatataaatgaCATATCTGAAgcatataaaatatatgaagaaCAACAAATAGATGAATTAAatggaatatataaacaacACGAAGtagataaaataaatagaatatatattcaacATCAAACATATAACAGATATTACAAGACAATACAACcatatatgatatattatcaattcaatttttctttctgtagaaataatatttcttttatatttaagaaatataattatatactacataataaaagatatgatcttctttttctatataataaaaaatttattaatttcatAGAATCATTACAAAATCGTAAACgtatttataaaaaagtactaaataaatatctctcaacatatttaaaaaatgatttttttcatgaaataaattatttacCATTAACATGGAAACCTAGAAAAGATTATATCAAGGCTGGAATATTTCCATTTAatttatcaaaaaataatagaaaaataGAATCCTTTGGTCGCCTATctgtaaataataataattatttatgtgGTTCTGTATTTCCTTTATGTACTTATCAATTAATACTACGctatttcatatataaattatttcacacatgttttatttatcaaatacctacatttatattttatttctttagatattattatcaaacaaataataataataacaaaaataaaatgtacaactactttttaaaaaataaatttataaacatatttacaaatatatattattctaAATATAAGCAAATATTAGATTCAATCAAAcaggaaaaaaaaagtatgtccatttcattatcatcatcaaATAAACttgagaaaaaaaaaaaaaaaaaaaagtacataaaaaatttatatctttttgACGAACTATCTAATAATACttacatttttaataaacaaaaaatagaacaaaaaatattaaatcattattatcataataaaatacaaaaaattaaaagacAAATGAATCgagaaattaaaaatatttgtttatacgaaataaaaaaaaaactgCCTATGCGTATACAAAAAGTTATTTTAACATATCAATTAGaatctatatatttcttttttaaaaaaagaggAAGAATATTAATAGCTGATGAAATGGGATTAGGAAAAACACTACAAGCAATTTCgattttttacttttatcatttatatccAGTTTTAATAGTTACACCAGCatctttaaaaataaattgGTTTTCAGAGATTGAAAAGTATTTACCGTCTTTTGATCCACAAAATGTGTTGATAATAAATAGTTCAAATGACATGCCCAAATGTGTTTCTTCTTACAA AATAATTATTGTCTCATTCAATATCTATAAAAAGCTATATAATTTACTAAAAGATATTCAGTTTCATCTAATGATCGTCGATGAAAGTCATTTCATACGGACCGTATATTATGGAAATCAAAGTCAACTAACAAGAttactaaaaaaaaaaattaggaaaacaaaaaatgtTATCTTCTTAAGTGGTACCCCATCAATAAATAGACcaataaatatttttcatcaaataaaatatttaattaataataaaaatatctttccaaaaaataaaattatatttgGAGAAGATTATtgtaaaaaatttttttatcgaggagaaaaaatatatgaagaaaatttAAGATCTTGGGAATTTCATTATTTCttaaataaaattgttATGATAAGAAGAACTATTAATCAAgtttttcaaaataatttcCCAAGTTTAAAACGATTCTTTGTTTATCTCAAAAATGATTTATGTGatattataacaaataaaagTCTAGAAAAAAGTCCAACcattaaaaattattcgATCAATAATTCAGAGgataacaataatattcaAAGTGTTCATCTAAAATGTGGATATAATATGCatgatatgaataaaaataatatatcaaatatagACATCCTATCTAATATATCAGATGAACAATATCAAAATGAACATCTAATGGATTCACCAATATATTCGCCAGGACATTCACAAATAGATTCACCAATAGATTCACCAATACATTCACAAATAGATTCACCACAATACTATAACATTAGCCCATTAAAAATATCTAAAGAatcaataatattaaacaATTCAACCATAAATAAACAAGACAAGAAACACAAAAATAGAGAAATACTCAACCAATATTTccatataaatataaaatctaaaaaagaagaagaaggTGTTTCTAAAATTGTTAATGCCTTACAATTTATTGAAAAACATTTTccaaacaaaaaaaaaattattttttgttatcATATTATGGTTTGTAAATGTATAGAagaagaattattaaaaataataaaacaaaaaaaagaacaagAAAATATAACTATAGATTATGTCTCATTAAATGGATGTATTcaagaaaaagataaaatagaaaaaatattatattttaaaaataacataaattGTTATTATGGTGTATTTACTATATGTTCAGTTAGTCATGGTTTAGATTTCAGTTTTTGtaatttatgtttttttatgGAATTTCCAGTTAACTTTTTTCATTTACAACAATGTGAAAGTAGAttatttagaaaaaatcaaaaatataatacctatgtattttattttttattacaaaaaGGTTTAGGAAGTGATCATAAAACATGGAACagatttatattatgttcTAATAGCACCAGGTCTATAATAGATGGTACcaattttttaaataaggatttaatttatcaaaatatatcaaatgATATCATCCTTcaattaattaataatgaCCAAAATGTAAttgaacaaaatataaaagaacaACAATATGTTAAGGATAACAAATCTATTAAGGAACACAAAAATGTTAATCATACAGATGATCATTACACAAATATTCATACCATTTCTAAACCTAACCTAACTTTTAAGgaaaacatttttaaaaataaacaaatgagtcaatcaaaaaatatatctaaatTAAATCAACAATTTTGTAATGAAGGGGATGATATTCAATATAATTcaattataaaaaaaaaaaaatcatttttCATCACCAATAAATGCAATGATTCAATTCAAAATgtaaagaataaaaaatataataacaaaaaaaaggtacatattaaaaaggaacatattttatttcaaatTAATACACTCACAAATAGAATACATGTTTACTATAAAAACAAGAAAACCAATTTCTCTATTCAAGAAGTAGATACTATTACAATAAACGAAAATAATCtacaaacaaaaaaatatttactAAAAATGTGTGCAAAGAATTTCTtatgtaattataataaattaaatacaaatgagaaaaaattaattgaacaaaaaaaatgtgaCATTAATATATCGTTACTAAACTATTGGAAACATACAGATAATAATAgaagtaataataaacaaaataaattaatctttcaaagatatataaaaaatgttccattaaaagataaaacATATGTTAAGGcttatatagaaaatagTTTTAAAGGAAAATTCGAAATGTTCTATTATCAAGAATGGAATTCAAAAGAAAACCTTTTCAAATGTCTTCattgtaaaaataaaataccattatcaaaaaatattatacacgaagaaaatcatatttttcaatatCTTCATCAAATAAATGCTCAACAAGATATAATACAACGCTTCCAAAAAGAAatcaataatataaaattaaaacaatataataatattcaaaaaattattatttgtaatgaaaataatttgttCTGTGAAGGAAAGTGTCGTGAACtttatttcttaaaaaaaaactcTTGTACTTTAAGAAGATTAATATACGAAAGAGATAAAGGCATATGTAATATGTGTCAACTTGATTGTTCAAATTTAATCAAACaaatcaaaaataaaaaatacttTGAAATTAATCAAAAAATAgattattttattaaaatgtatCCACTATTTATTGAAAACGTTGATCatctaaaaaaaataattcaaaaaCCCAAGGAAGGATACATATGGCACGTAGACCATATCCTACCAGTTTTCAAAGGTGGGGGCGAAGCCTCCTTTGACAATTTACAGACACTCTGTACATTTTgtcataaaaaaaaaacgaaaaatgatataaaagataaaaaaaaaaaaaataataaaataaaataa